A single window of Carassius gibelio isolate Cgi1373 ecotype wild population from Czech Republic chromosome A19, carGib1.2-hapl.c, whole genome shotgun sequence DNA harbors:
- the LOC127935068 gene encoding sal-like protein 3, translated as MSRRKQAKPQHLRSDEEGALSDKSPDNVLLLRGGVDEDSGTESRSGGEEMHMCERCGAEFFKWSEMLEHQQKCTETPPVLIVKKNEEKAISRGSPTESLLSTYSETAEMEASELNSELAEKFDEMHEETQIVDLNEQMDISLPEHKTSNLSPLPLDNENTTSSPAPSITNHFDMPSTNVTLEILHSTRVAVAQFSQSIQCAGSAGKLNSAAIPIILEQLMALQQQQVQQLQLIEQIRSQVAVMNRQPTQAALNPASKSLPSDSNTYNFQGIAPPPVLPLSGVMPSAVNGQASVSQASMLARPPLLSSQPSSGQISSRALENATASLTSSSPHLFSCSGASPLLPTCSRSHSNVSNSQSISTPSPLSACQSSILSPSANLPLLPQSPPNGVIFPNPLASIAATASALDPLAAMMKYRKSKMPSVSIFDSKPSSEDPFFKHKCRFCAKVFGSDSALQIHLRSHTGERPFKCNICGNRFSTKGNLKVHFQRHKEKYPHVQMNPYPVPEYLDNIPTSSGIPYGMSFPPEKAGPTWLDSKPILPTVLSSVGLQLPPTVPVIGSLSDSFTSTPSERSPHRLSPARGELASSSPNPTGTETDMSTIAASPKSNREGEITQSFNTEEVHLPSNSMTRNGNNPNSLLQQSMSTEKPVKVNVTESTDAPSADNKSSSPPLISDQFKAKFPFGGLQDSMQTSETSKLQQLVENIDKKMMEPNQCVICHRVLSCQSALKMHYRIHTGERPFKCKVCRRAFTTKGNLKTHIGVHRAKPPLRIQHSCPICQKKFTNAVVLQQHIRMHMVGQIPNTPLAETIYEKDTDMESFDSMSTYDDDCLDNISFEEEGDVVENNENALSSFSDSPPPTSSLPSSLSETQNVGGDSSLNFSQSNGKKMVRCGPMDNNLHALGSSTTGEMENHSMRSSLMPPLSSFIHISPYPNSQPEGQHEHSFSLNLSSKVPEATAIVKSEATDCPAENKVNEMTVNQTGIQLINSTVKKENNFNMHLFSKEHENAQRSAERDAKNVPTAVKLEMNACSRPYVLKEGPFPAFGLQSPTSRSEAIIPGVTSLTGPPPPRRTPKQHNCSACGKNFSSASALQIHERTHTGEKPFGCSVCGRAFTTKGNLKVHMGTHMWNNTPARRGRRLSVENPIALLGSDALKFSEVFQKDLAARAMNVDQNFWSRYAAAITNGLAMRNNEISVIQSGGVPQLPAITLATDKASTGNSPPITAMEKTGLERGAGQHFSMMIDDKRDIGIN; from the exons ATGTCCCGAAGAAAGCAAGCGAAACCTCAGCATCTCAGATCGGACGAAGAAGGAGCATTGTCGGACAAAAGTCCGGATAACG TACTTCTGTTGAGGGGAGGCGTTGATGAGGACAGTGGCACGGAGAGCCGCAGCGGAGGTGAAGAGATGCACATGTGTGAGAGGTGCGGTGCTGAATTCTTCAAGTGGTCCGAAATGCTGGAACACCAGCAGAAATGCACGGAAACCCCCCCTGTGCTGATAGTAAAGAAGAATGAAGAGAAGGCCATTTCCCGCGGATCACCGACAGAGTCCCTTTTGAGCACCTACAGTGAAACAGCAGAAATGGAGGCTAGTGAGCTCAACTCAGAGCTGGCTGAGAAATTTGACGAGATGCATGAGGAAACTCAGATCGTCGACCTGAATGAACAAATGGATATAAGTTTGCCTGAGCATAAAACATCAAACCTCAGCCCTCTACCACTTGACAATGAAAACACTACCTCTTCCCCTGCACCATCAATAACCAATCACTTTGACATGCCAAGCACCAATGTGACCCTGGAGATTCTTCACAGCACCCGAGTGGCCGTTGCTCAGTTTTCCCAGAGCATTCAATGTGCGGGATCTGCAGGCAAGCTGAACTCAGCTGCTATACCCATAATTCTGGAGCAGTTGATGGCACTGCAACAGCAGCAGGTTCAGCAATTACAGCTCATTGAGCAGATCCGCAGCCAGGTCGCTGTAATGAATAGGCAGCCTACGCAAGCCGCCCTTAATCCTGCCTCAAAAAGCCTGCCCTCTGACTCGAACACTTACAATTTCCAGGGCATCGCTCCACCCCCTGTACTTCCATTATCTGGGGTCAtgccctctgcagtgaatgggcaGGCTTCTGTATCCCAGGCATCTATGCTAGCAAGGCCACCATTGCTGTCTTCCCAGCCAAGCAGTGGACAAATCAGCTCTAGAGCATTGGAGAATGCCACTGCTTCATTAACAAGTTCCAGTCCTCATCTCTTCAGCTGCAGCGGGGCATCCCCACTCTTGCCCACCTGTAGCAGATCGCACTCTAACGTTAGTAACTCTCAGTCCATAAGCACTCCTAGCCCACTATCAGCTTGCCAGAGTAGCATCCTTAGCCCTTCTGCCAACCTACCATTACTACCTCAAAGCCCTCCCAATGGAGTCATATTTCCCAATCCTCTGGCCAGTATTGCAGCCACTGCCAGTGCATTAGACCCACTTGCTGCTATGATGAAGTACCGTAAGAGCAAAATGCCCAGTGTTTCAATTTTTGACAGCAAGCCCAGTTCAGAGGACCCATTCTTTAAGCACAAGTGTAGGTTCTGCGCTAAAGTGTTCGGCAGTGACAGTGCTTTGCAGATCCACTTGCGCTCGCACACAGGTGAAAGGCCCTTCAAATGCAACATTTGTGGCAACCGTTTCTCTACAAAGGGAAACCTCAAAGTCCACTTCCAAAGGCACAAGGAGAAGTACCCTCATGTTCAGATGAACCCGTACCCAGTCCCAGAATATCTTGACAATATCCCTACCAGTTCTGGGATTCCCTATGGGATGTCTTTTCCTCCAGAGAAGGCAGGACCTACTTGGTTAGACAGCAAGCCTATTCTTCCAACAGTGCTGTCCTCGGTGGGTCTGCAGTTGCCACCCACAGTACCAGTTATTGGAAGCTTAAGTGATTCATTTACAAGCACACCCTCTGAAAGATCTCCACATAGGCTGTCTCCAGCCAGAGGTGAACTTGCATCGTCGTCGCCCAATCCCACTGGCACTGAGACAGATATGTCCACCATTGCGGCCTCCCCTAAATCAAACAGAGAAGGAGAGATCACACAGAGCTTCAATACAGAAGAAGTGCACCTGCCATCAAACAGTATGACTAGAAATGGCAACAACCCTAACAGCCTGCTTCAGCAGTCCATGTCTACAGAAAAACCTGTTAAGGTGAATGTAACTGAGTCCACTGATGCTCCTTCGGCTGATAATAAGTCATCCTCTCCTCCACTCATCTCAGATCAGTTTAAGGCCAAATTCCCATTTGGTGGTCTCCAAGACTCTATGCAAACATCTGAGACATCGAAACTCCAACAGCTTGTGGAAAACATAGACAAGAAGATGATGGAGCCCAATCAGTGTGTTATCTGCCACCGCGTGCTAAGTTGTCAGAGTGCACTGAAGATGCATTACCGTATCCATACAGGGGAGAGGCCATTTAAATGCAAGGTGTGTAGACGAGCATTCACCACAAAGGGTAATTTAAAGACACACATTGGTGTACACCGTGCAAAACCTCCTCTTCGGATTCAGCATTCATGTCCGATCTGTCAGAAAAAGTTCACGAATGCCGTTGTTCTCCAGCAGCACATACGTATGCACATGGTGGGGCAGATTCCAAACACTCCTCTGGCAGAAACCATCTATGAGAAAGATACAGATATGGAGAGCTTTGACAGCATGAGCACTTATGATGATGACTGTCTTGATAATATTTCATTTGAAGAAGAAGGGGATGTTGTGGAGAACAATGAAAACGCTCTCAGCTCTTTTTCAGACAGTCCACCACCTACCTCATCTCTTCCATCCAGTCTATCAGAAACTCAAAATGTAGGAGGCGACTCATCCCTCAATTTTAGCCAATCTAATGGAAAAAAGATGGTCAGGTGCGGACCTATGGATAATAATCTTCATGCTCTGGGCTCTAGCACCACTGGTGAGATGGAGAACCATAGCATGAGAAGTAGTTTGATGCCACCTTTGTCTAGCTTTATTCACATTTCACCCTATCCCAACAGTCAACCTGAGGGTCAACATGAGCATTCATTCTCTCTGAACCTCTCCTCTAAAGTCCCAGAGGCAACAGCCATAGTAAAATCTGAAGCAACAGATTGCCCTGCAGAAAATAAAGTCAACGAGATGACTGTTAATCAAACAGGAATCCAGCTTATAAACTCTACAGTCAAGAAAGAAAACAATTTCAACATGCACCTTTTCAGTAAGGAACACG aAAATGCTCAAAGGTCTGCTGAACGGGATGCTAAAAATGTGCCTACTGCGGTGAAACTGGAGATGAATGCTTGCAGTAGACCATACGTGCTCAAAGAGGGGCCTTTCCCTGCATTTGGCTTGCAGTCTCCCACCTCACGCTCGGAGGCGATTATACCGGGTGTCACCTCACTCACTGGACCACCCCCTCCAAGACGGACCCCTAAGCAACACAACTGCAGTGCATGTGGGAAGAACTTCTCTTCAGCCAGTGCCTTGCAGATCCACGAGCGCACACACACTGGCGAAAAACCCTTCGGCTGCTCTGTCTGCGGTCGAGCGTTCACTACCAAGGGTAATCTCAAG GTGCACATGGGCACCCATATGTGGAATAACACTCCTGCCCGTAGAGGTAGACGTCTGTCTGTGGAAAACCCAATTGCCCTTCTAGGCAGTGATGCCCTGAAATTCAGTGAAGTGTTTCAAAAGGATTTAGCAGCACGGGCCATGAATGTGGACCAAAACTTCTGGAGCCGATACGCAGCAGCTATAACGAATGGCTTAGCAATGAGGAACAATGAAATATCCGTCATTCAGAGTGGAGGAGTCCCCCAGCTTCCTGCCATTACTTTGGCCACGGACAAGGCTAGCACTGGAAACAGCCCACCAATCACAGCCATGGAAAAAACAGGCTTAGAAAGGGGTGCTGGACAACACTTCTCCATGATGATTGATGACAAAAGAGACATTGGAATCAATTAA